From the genome of Sander lucioperca isolate FBNREF2018 chromosome 1, SLUC_FBN_1.2, whole genome shotgun sequence, one region includes:
- the LOC116052396 gene encoding neuronal acetylcholine receptor subunit alpha-7-like — MKFWGPCLFGFYICAAMLFKGSLQGEHQRRLYKELLANYNRLERPVVNDSAAILVELGLTLLQIIDVDEKNQVLMTNAWLQLYWTDIYLSWNPENYPGVQNLRFPSDQIWTPDILLYNSADERFDATFHTNVLVNASGYCQYIPPGILKSTCYIDVRWFPFDVQKCDLKFGSWTHNGWLLDLQMLDVDTSTYIPNGEWDLVGVPAKRNELYYECCKEPYPDVTFTVTMRRRTLYYGLNLLIPCVLISGLALLVFLLPADSGEKISLGITVLLSLTVFMLLVAEIMPATSDSVPLIAQYFASTMMIVGMSVVVTVIVLQFHHHDPQGGKMPKWVRVVLLNWCAWFLRMKQPGDERKRPVYSYRHTSQHHTSTSSLEMGTVPSLTMPLSQTSCPPCPTGTTNGSMSHYFGNYHPIESPHCPPSSDSGVALGGRARGSLSDEAEPPGGVGSGVGGLGMGVGPGMGVSIPPPEIQRILDEVSYIAQRFRDQDKAEAICSEWKFAAAVVDRLCLVAFSLFSIICTFTILMSAPNFIEAVSKDFT; from the exons ATGAAGTTTTGGGGACCATGTTTGTTTGGATTTTATATTTGTGCAGCGATGCTTTTTAAAG GATCCCTGCAGGGAGAACACCAGAGGAGGCTGTACAAAGAGCTGCTGGCTAACTACAACCGACTGGAGAGACCTGTGGTCAATGACTCAGCAGCCATCCTGGTGGAGCTGGGCCTCACACTGCTGCAGATCATAGACGTG GATGAGAAAAACCAAGTGCTGATGACCAACGCTTGGCTGCAGCTG TACTGGACAGACATCTACCTTAGCTGGAATCCAGAAAACTACCCCGGTGTCCAGAACCTACGATTCCCTTCAGACCAGATCTGGACCCCTGACATCCTCCTTTACAACAG TGCGGACGAGCGGTTTGATGCCACCTTCCACACCAACGTACTGGTAAATGCGTCAGGTTACTGCCAGTACATCCCCCCTGGGATCTTGAAGAGCACCTGCTACATTGACGTGCGTTGGTTCCCCTTTGACGTCCAAAAGTGCGACTTGAAGTTTGGCTCCTGGACGCACAACGGCTGGCTGCTGGACCTCCAGATGCTGGATGTGGACACATCCACCTATATACCCAACGGGGAGTGGGACCTTGTGG GTGTGCCAGCCAAGCGCAACGAGCTGTACTATGAGTGCTGTAAGGAGCCCTACCCTGATGTGACATTCACGGTCACCATGCGCCGCCGGACGCTTTACTATGGCCTCAATTTGCTCATCCCATGTGTGCTGATCTCTGGCTTGGCCCTGCTGGTCTTCCTGCTACCAGCAGACTCTGGAGAAAAGATTTCTCTGG GCATCACTGTGCTCCTTTCGTTAACTGTCTTCATGCTTCTGGTAGCAGAAATCATGCCTGCCACGTCGGACTCTGTTCCTCTCATCg CCCAGTACTTTGCCAGCACCATGATGATAGTGGGAATGTCTGTGGTGGTGACAGTTATAGTCCTGCAGTTTCACCATCATGACCCTCAGGGAGGCAAGATGCCCAAGTGG gTTCGCGTGGTTCTGCTGAACTGGTGTGCATGGTTTCTCCGTATGAAACAACCTGGCGATGAGCGCAAGCGGCCTGTTTACAGCTACCGTCACACCTCCCagcaccacaccagcaccagctCTCTAGAGATGGGCACTGTACCAAGCCTCACTATGCCCCTCTCACAGACATCCTGCCCACCTTGCCCCACAGGCACCACCAACGGTTCCATGAGCCACTACTTCGGCAATTACCACCCCATAGAGAGCCCACACTGCCCACCTTCTAGCGACTCCGGGGTAGCACTAGGAGGACGTGCCCGTGGCTCCCTCAGTGATGAGGCTGAGCCCCCTGGAGGAGTTGGCAGTGGTGTTGGAGGCCTGGGGATGGGAGTTGGACCTGGTATGGGAGTCAGCATTCCCCCACCAGAGATCCAGCGCATCTTGGATGAGGTGTCATACATAGCCCAGCGGTTCCGTGACCAGGACAAGGCTGAGGCCATCTGCAGCGAGTGGAAGTTTGCAGCAGCGGTGGTGGACCGGCTGTGCCTGGTggccttctctctcttctccatcATTTGTACCTTCACCATCCTTATGTCAGCACCCAACTTCATAGAGGCCGTCTCCAAGGACTTCACATAG